Part of the Bacillota bacterium genome is shown below.
ACGGCAATGAGGAATTCCAGGGGTGAACGGATCAAGGTTGACGTTTGTGGAGTCCTCCTCTCCCGAGATAACAGTGTCCTCTATGGAGCAGCTCACCCTCGTCTTGGAGGTATCTGCAGGAATCACCGCAGGTTAACCAGATCGAATTGGCCACAGAGAAGCGCAGGAACACCGTCCGCGGCAGCAGGCGGTCGTAGTAGGAAGCGCACACTTTGAGGAGGACTCCACGTGAGCGCGAGGTGATGTAAACACGGTTCGAGCGCGCTGCTGTTGCGGATGGCGTGATGCCGGGGCATTCTACTCCGGTTCCGGGTGCAGTCGCGGGCCGCGATATGAGTGTTGCGTTTGCTGCATACCGAGACTGATCACCACACACGTAAAGAAGATGTTGCGCGACGACCTGCAATGGGTGAAGACCCTTGTTGCTGAACTGAGGACGGTCTTGCGGGTGAGGGCTCTTGCGGGGTTCGACATAATGAGGATTCGTGGGTGATGGGAAATGAACGCCATTACGAAGATCCGCAACTATGAGAAACTTGCCAGCAAGGGCGATACCAAAGCGCGAGGAAAGGTGCTTCAGCTGATGGACGCAGTGCTACAGGAAGTGGATGCGGGGAAGCGCATTCACGAGATCATGCATTTCGACGGCAATGTTCTCACTGTGGGCGAGCGCACCTGGGATTTGCGCACAAAGAGGAACGTGTACCTGTTTGGCGCGGGCAAGGCTTGCAATGCCATGGCGCAGGCTGTGTGCGAGATCCTGGGAGACAGAATCACAAAAGGAATCATCTCAGTGAAGATAAAGGAGCCTCAGGATCACTACTGCAACACGGATGTGTATGTTGGGGGGCATCCACTTCCTAACGCTGATGGGATGTTGGCCGCCGAGAGGATTCTGGCACTTATTGACGCAGCCTCTCCTGACGACCTGTTCATTTCGGTAATCAGCGGTGGTAGCTCGGCACTGCTCACCTATCCTGTGGAAGGCATTACCCTGGATGACGAAATCAAGGCACAGGATTTGCTCCTGAAATCCGGTGCGAAAATCCTCGAGATTAACGCGGTGCGCAGGCACATTTCACGCACCAACGGCGGCCGCCTAGCTGAGCGTATCTGCGGAAAAGGCGCCGAGCTCATCAACATTGTGGTGGGCGATGGCGTTGGTCAGCTGCCTACATCTAACCGCGGATCACCAGTTGCTTCCTTCTTTGGTACGCCAGTAGCGCCAGACAACACTACGATACAGGACGC
Proteins encoded:
- a CDS encoding DUF4147 domain-containing protein is translated as MTKIRNYEKLASKGDTKARGKVLQLMDAVLQEVDAGKRIHEIMHFDGNVLTVGERTWDLRTKRNVYLFGAGKACNAMAQAVCEILGDRITKGIISVKIKEPQDHYCNTDVYVGGHPLPNADGMLAAERILALIDAASPDDLFISVISGGSSALLTYPVEGITLDDEIKAQDLLLKSGAKILEINAVRRHISRTNGGRLAERICGKGAELINIVVGDGVGQLPTSNRGSPVASFFGTPVAPDNTTIQDARNTIENYDLAGKLPKSIVDFLWDDGRVRETPKSFSGNVTTFLTGSVGDSCEAALAAAKRMGVPIMVLSTYMEGESREAGYFLSSLAREIKYLRRPIAPPCFVVCSGETTTSIQSPPVGVGGPSHELVLGLAIGIRDMDGVAGASIDTEGTDGTTRYAGGLVDGLTVSRLEAKGVNVLKALRNHSAGNALMAIGDNIFTGNTGTNLCDFNVLYVS